In a genomic window of Quercus lobata isolate SW786 chromosome 4, ValleyOak3.0 Primary Assembly, whole genome shotgun sequence:
- the LOC115985936 gene encoding uncharacterized protein LOC115985936, producing the protein MGDSDNEETIFTYQGKIINIDIDHSGWYRIQLKVEDSSGMATFILFDSEAEKLLNISAKDLLNKSLEEPDEVILPVQIENLKGKQFVFQIQLNDYNLNYGWEFYTIKKLFDSFEETDKAIQLDKMTEVYISDSSNECSNNLSIEEDGDCTKFQKLDVQTNVQLTPTSTQLNLIVGGVDKPF; encoded by the exons atgggggACTCTGATAATgag GAAACGATCTTTACCTATCAAGGAAAGATTATAAACATTGACATAGATCATTCTGGTTG GTATAGAATTCAATTAAAGGTTGAAGATAGCTCAGGAATGGccacatttattttatttgattcagAAGCAGAAAAATTACTCAACATATCAGCCAAAGACCTTTTGAATAAATCTTTAGAG GAGCCCGATGAAGTCATCCTTCCTGTGCAAATAGAAAATCtgaaaggaaaacaatttgttttccaaatacAACTAAATGACTATAATCTCAACTATGGATGGGAATTCTACACTATCAAGAAACTTTTTGACTCTTTTGAAGAAACTGACAAAGCAATTCAGCTTGATAAAATGACAGAA GTTTACATCAGTGATTCTTCAAATGAATGTAGCAACAACTTATcaattgaagaagatggtgattgtacaaaatttcaaaaacttgatgtTCAAACCAATGTGCAACTCACACCAACATCT